Within Diabrotica virgifera virgifera chromosome 7, PGI_DIABVI_V3a, the genomic segment tcctccctagggaggaaaagtaaaagtgacgtcatggtatttcattcatgaaatataacttattgacgccctgtacaatatctattttctattacgtaagtatctatacattttaacgttcaTTTAAAAACACTCCTTATTTTGcataatggtaaaaaacagtaaattgttattctgatttaacaatgtttacattaataatttgacttatatttgacagttgacagttatattgtacctacttgttttagttttagttctaataaattttgttggttagttacataaataaattaagtaaaaatgaaaaaatgacttgttatttgaggaaggtggaaaaaccatatgtataacatgggagtaaagtgccttttcctcccttgaatgattactgccctccgctacgcgtcgggcagtaaacttcattctcgggaggaaaagtagcactttcctcccttgttatacaaatagctattacttgtCCCTTTATCGCAAATCTCACGTTTTTTGgtctgaaataaaaaaagttacaatatTCCATATcgatattaataataataataataatattaagcaTAGCATATTCGTAGGGGGCcacgcctgatagaagaactgacaaaaaactcccacaggttaagCATAGAATTAAAAACACTAAATTTATAAACATACCTAATTCTTGTGTCATTAAATCAGGGTTTTCTTCTGTTGTAATTTGATgtttgttcaatattctgcaaaccAAATGAATATGTTTGCACATGTTCCACTTTATACTTGATTCAAGACAAGTACATGTGTATTGGTGGAGACATGCTTTGCAGTCAGAGCAAATTAatttacatttacaattattacattCCTTTTTTTCAACTGTATATACTTCACTGGATGACGATGACTGCACTTGCCAACCCGAACTAGTTTCCAGTACCATATTTTCGTCCAAAGTTAAACTAGCCTTATGTCTTGAACGTAAATTCCtaatttttgttgaaattttgcCTTTATGGATCACAATTACCCTTTCAAATATTTTGTCGCGTACAAATTTCATTAGAATGTGTATGCATTTATCTAACCGTTGCACAACTTTACCATTCAGGTAGATATATTTCAATGTTCGGTGCATGCTTTCTAAGTGCATGTTGGTGTTAATCCCACTGTGTATACGGTAGCAATAGGCCCActcattaacattttttaaatactGTTCTTGAAAGTATACCCCAAAATCTAATGTGTCACTATTAGCCAACAGTGAGGTTACAAAATTATGGCACATCTGATGAAAACAATTTATGTCTCTTTCCTGGAGTAATGTCCGCAACTGTTTGTACACTTCAACctaaaataaatgtttacttatacataatacataacaACACAATTTTTCTATTTGCATTTAGTTGGTTTAGTACAGTGAtaatcaatagggcttttcattcacagtcatttgtttcgagcttctgtcatatgtgtcacataatattaatatatctacatcatacgttattggtattaccatgacacaaaccaaagacgtatgacgtagatatattaatattatgtgacacatgactgaagctcgaaacaaatgacaatcgatgaaaagccctatatgtaGCATAATTCAAATACCATGAACTATAGCCATATAGAATGAACTATAGCCATATAGAATGTTTCAAGCTCCAGTATATATTTAATCACTAAAATATTAGGTTATAAAATGTTTGGATTTCTACTGATATTGATAAGTGGTAATGTGTAATATTGCAATTACAAAGCTAGAATAAGACCCTTAAAAAAGCTATTCTTTCTAAATACATAGTTAAATAAAATATGAGTATAATAATATATGAGTAatataaaacataaataaaaataataatttaataccTGTTTATCCTTGGATttcactttatttaaatttttgcgcCAGGCTCGGTCAACATGCCAAGAGCAGAATAATCTGTAACAAAACCATACAttataataaaaagtaaaaatataatgTAATGTAATATTATTTATGTATAATACCTCAATTCTACTGGACCCATTACTTGTACCCAGGCATTGTAAAATGACTGGGCCATATCGGACATGAATACGTTAGACTGTACATTTGTGCCTAACTTTTCTttaatacaggaaaaaaaaattttcatcgcCACTTCATCAGTTCTGTTAGATATACAAAACGCACATGGAAAGCCTTCGCGCATATCATCTAGAATAAGTAATGTTATCAGTTCAAATTCATAAGAATTTAGCCCATGCGTTCCATCGATACAGATACAATCGCTACCATATTTTTCTAACATTTCTCTCTGTGCcttattcattattattaaaataaaatctgTTTCTTTTAATTCTTCGTAATCTTCAGATAAAGTGTCTTGAGGCTTGTAGAATAACACACAACCACTATTTTCAACTTCTTTGATCCATGCTTCAACACTTACAGCATCTTGTACATGTCTAATTGActctttatttaaattaaaacatgCTTGGATATTCGCCAAATCTTTCTTTTTCAGAAGATGTAGTCTGTCAATTTCAGATCCACTTACAGAATTCCTCACTTCATCAAGGATTGATTCAAAAGGGACCTTTAATGCAATTTTGGCAGCCAAATCTTCTTTTTCTGATTGGTTTAAATTTAAATGTCCCAAATTTTCATTATGCCCAATGTGTTGAGCGACAAATTCCACCTCACATGTTCCATCATTCAAAAGTTTTACAATTATTTCGGCAGGGCAATAACCATTAATTTTATGGCTACCTTGTGTTTTTAAATGACGTAAGCCTTTGGATTGAGATTTAAAAAGACCTGATCTAtgacatacatattttaatctcTTGTAGTCTTTGGTATTGTAAGAACCATGTTCATTAATAAAAGAAGACTGGGTTGTCCTTTCTATTTGATTTTTCCATGTATGAAAGTCATCACATGTAGGAAACTTTAAAACCTCTGAAGTTAATACTATTTCATGAACTACTTTAAAATGACTATGTATTTCAGATTTTGTTAGTTCTTCGGCATTACATAATATACACTTATGTTGTTTTTTTGGATCACTGCTTTCGTGGGTTTTTTTGTGCtttttaaagttattaatatcATTAAAATGTTTTTGGCAGTTCTCACATTCATACTTGAAGCTTTTTGATTTTGTTAATTCCTTCTCCTTAtctgtaaaaattaaaaatttaagtttttaaaaaataaggtaCCTAATATTTGTTTTATACTGAATTAAACAAAAAAGCTAATGCTTTTACTTACCAGGGTGAAATTTTCTGACATGTTGTGTTAAATTAGAATACTTGGAAAATGACTTGCCACATTCATTACAAAAAGCAGcaattgtatattttttatttggagCAATCTCATCTGTACGATCTAAAACATTTACAGCCTTACTAAAATATGTTAGTGATAGACCTTTAAACTATTTACCTGGGTGAAATTTTTTCACATGCATTCGTAAATTACACTGCTTTGAATATGCTTTGTCGCATATTGTACATATAAAggccatttttttataaattataatataaataattaataacacAAGAGACCAATATTTATGAAAACAACTTGACTTTGACTTATTATTGCTAATGTTTACGTTACAATCGCGAATTTCCTAATCTTAGGTTAGGTTGTTAGTCGTAAAATACGCATGCGGAAGTCAAGCAGCCAAAGTACGATTGGTATGTCTAGCCGCAAGtcaatttatgtggcattcagcagaaaatcactaatcgattagttagcgattgcgtctgctgaatgcacccattgacagtatgtaaatattaagtatttatccttcaaaatacactgctcaattttctacaaaatacgcttcaagagtcgtatcagttttttttggaaccagggcccggattacgtacactcgatacgcatcgtatccgccatgttttcccatagcgccttacgggaaaacatggcggatacgattcgtatcgagtgttcgtaatccctatgcaggTGTACATTCTTCGGCTATAATGTAAGTGTAAGTTTTTAATCGCGTTATATTGCCTATAGGCAGTATAACGCGATTACAATGGCGGGGCCCCCTTCGCCGGGGGCCCCGAGGCattgccccggttgccccaatggtagttacggccctgtcagacattccaatttcaaaaattgaaaataaatttttttgagcacttatacagtatgtctgcgggGCTTCGAACCATgtgggaaacatttttattatcaattttacgaaaaaagttattcctcatgaaatgctctgaatggtcttaaatctgagatacaaaataagccagataaacaatcagatatcaaagcttatcaattttatacgaggtaagtcaaaaaataggaatttaactcaaggataaagtacttttatatttaacaatatacgattttaattttaatatgtaattacatccttgtaaataaaaaattaatatttctcatattaccgataaccaacatcattttattacaattataataactattttattattaattttttaattttacgaaaaaattctttataaaattcttatcagattatttataaaaagctctgcattatctcaaaacgaagattcaatcgtaatatatcacattttaccaactttatacgaggtatgtcgaaaaatatgaatttctctctaagagttaagtacctttatagttcacaatatttcaactggaatgatataattgcatatttaaacatagtttttaattgcgaacaactttttataataaaatttttcaatattgtaaaatataaaggtggtataggtactattgagcgaaattaatattttttgatatacctcgtataaaatctaataaaatacgtataaatctaatcgtataaaatttaatatctgattttTGCAACTTAAGTTTTATACCATGCAgcgcattttatgaagaataacttttttttcgtaatatagatatgcaataaaaaagtttcccataggttCCAAGCTACGCAAACACGATGTAAAAGAAATCAAGAAAGAATTGTTTTAACATTTACTATCTTTAAAGCTGgttattaaatgtattgtaggtaagttgtacagaaaacaacaaaagaagttgtttatttggaatgggtctgtataccaataaagatgagaaatgtaagttgttatgaacagtgaatgataacgctaacacaaaaaagtttgtgttaaataagtcgtatttagtaattgtttaacgcgggagcagtcgcgctcacttctgtcacgtaagcagtcgcgcgtagaacaAAATATCTACCatttcaattttataatattttgtctgcttttgttatgttaaaaatatctatttctaacaattttaaaactaattggttcccaccaaagccataaattccacaaaaaaaaataaaaatgaaattaaaaaataaaaataaaatcctacgcattactacaatcttcttcgaggcacttacaagtggaaaattatgttgcaaaatgtttcattaagttatcacggaaaatgataaaaagttggattatttctaacggcgcgactgctcccgggttaaaaagggccccatttcaaattctgcggggggggggcgacggagtttgttacgccactgaacgccacggagtaagtaactAGATTAGGATTCCATAAAGATCGGTGTTGTCAACTAGCATCATATTATACTACTGTAAACAGATACGAGatttaaaaaattgcaaaatgtATAATTcataattttatatataatataatcaaATTCCCTTCTACCTTATTGGTTTGGTGTCGGGATTACAATAATGACTTAGATATTGTGTACAAATTTACGCCACTGAGTTCTATTTTATATAATAAGAGAAGATCTGGAGGTGGAATCAATCTTAGAATTCATAGAAAAAAGACAAATCAGCTGGTGGGGACATTTACAAAgactagacgatagaagaccggTGAAAATGATTTGGGAAGCGAGAGTAAATatcaagaggaagaccaagagaaaCATGGGACCAAGCTATTGGAAAAGTTCTACAAAAGAGAAAGAGAGGCAAATCCTGGAAAGAAGCAAAAGTCTTGACACAAAATAGAActcataattttataaaaattataagtcaaatttttttattacgtcCCTGTTCTCAAATGGATGTGTTGTAAAAACTATCAATTACATTCATGTTTTGAATAATTTAACTTTAGCTGTCAATGTTTTTATTTAGAAATAGaataaacatttaaattttcttaaatagaTTATGGCTAAAACTCCTACaagcgttaaaaataaaaataagggaGCAGTGGCGTGGTTACAATGGGTGCTATGACACCACCATAATTATTTAATAACCTGGAAAGGCGCCGAAATCTgatatttatttttcttcctACCAGCGTGACCtgaagtagaactggaagtcgatatttgaactcttcgtgtaactgaTTTCagtaattttgagtaatttttgcCAAACTTCTGATCATcattttttaaccgaaaatgaAATCAAAACTGAAACTAAATATTcgagctcgacttttcaatacgcgaTACCTAATTGATATATCACATGTAATATTTCTGCTACTATAATGTGTCACTTTCGATTACACCTTTTCAACCGGAAGTGATATAGAATCcggaaatatatatttattctcgtcttgctaaggcgcgttgAGTAATAtgtcgcttatactatttcggtgactttaaaactaCTTCCGGTTGCAAATCTAAAACCAGAGGTTCCAAGTCAAATTTCTCATATTTAATACAATCTTTggttaaaacagtacttccggttacAACTCTAaatccgaggtcaaatttctcacctttaataccattcTTGGGTCTTCGGTTTTATTTATAATCTTTCATTCGACACCTGaattgtcattctacctggtgtaatgacggaggagttgtgtttactgacggacggacagacggacgtggataattcatggttttcacattttttttttcaaaaattgggtgaaaacaaaattATGAATAGgaatcaaaatttataaatatttttgaaaaaaatagttattttcctaacaagtgcagaaagtcattcttttccgtacgcgactgcagtttgccgaacgacgcgaagcgggagttcggcaagcagtcgagtgcggaaaagagactttctgcaagagttaggaacaatattttttctaagagtctttaaaaaattaccaaatcttaatcaattaatttaattaatatgaaaatacatacacaaattaattctttgacaaggttgtcaaaaccaaactttcaatataattagttagcatgacgacgatcttggtttccatgacgatgattcaaaacgactgttattgtctaccgatttgactttcgaatattatgtcaaaataattttatttcatcgaattgtcgcgttaatttcattaaaacaggaacacaataagatatatttgaaataaattagtaaataatatctaaatattagtttattgcatgtattataattactttaaggccatattaacatatctaaattaacacgcgtgcggaaaagtaaaaaccgcgtgcggaaaatgcggaaaagtaacacgcgtgcggaaaagtaaaactttctaaactaaaatgcgtgcgcgaaagtagacatttttgcacgctcgtagaaaaaatagttTTCTTAATTTACGTATTGGGGTGGCCAATGCTTCTGTAAAAGGCGCATTTTTTAGTCTTGACATACCAGAAAAATCCTGACCACTGACCACGCTACTGTaagcaaatataaataaataaatgatattctatctaattatatttttattgtgcgTTTCACTAAATTTTCTACTATTATCTAGTGTATGAAtgtaaaaaattacgaaaataaaaattagatCATGCTTATTTCACGGCTAACGGAATCTTAGACATTTCCGAATGAAGTTTCCTTGtctaataaacgaaattaaaatGAGAGATGACGAAAACATTGCATTGCACAAGTTCCAAAAATGAGAATGTATGTATGAATTTGGGTGTGaccaataatttaatatttttaatgaaagatGCTCTAACCAGATGTTATTCAACGgcacttttactaaaataaacatgATTTAACAATTTTCTTAACCGCCTAATAGTGATACGctaaaataagaaaattaatacaTGCAGGTAAATTGAGGTTAACGAAACGTATGTAATGGTTGTGTTTATTTACATTTTGCTTTTATTCCAGCTATGCCATCGCTTAGAAAAAGGGTCTCTAGCTATTTTAGACAATTAAGTTTCCACAATGAACCTAGAAAAAGGCATAACATCAATGAAAACACGTTTATAACGAAATACTTGCAAGGGTAAGACAAAAATTTCATATAATGTATAAGcatacctacagtcggaaaaatgaaagaatacccatgagcgaacatataaaacacgctgtatttttctatcaccgtgtcacaaagaaaattgcccagcgcaagtacacgtaataataattattacatgtactggGCTGGCCAATTGTTTATGTGACacgatgacaggaaaatacagcgtgttttatatgttcgttcatgggtattctttcatttttcctactgtatgtattatATTATGCTTCAGAGtaagctgaagctgttttcacttgaagatcctttttgtgtGAGGGGGATCGTCCCATTCTGGGTCTGGTTTTACATTTGCTGGTGTGACTTTGCCCACTActtttctccattcttctctctctctctttgaTTGTCCTTCCTAAATTTGTAATTTCCATACTCCTTCAGTCTTCTTCCACTTGTCTCCATCTCAGTTTAGGTCTGCCTCTGGTTCTTttacctggtggtatccattccATTATAACTCTTAATATTAATGGATTGCTCTTttcattatgtgtccataccatctaattctctgtgcttttatTGTTTTAACTATGTTCTCTTGACACATCCTTTCTTGTATTTCGTAATTCATCCATTGTCTTGCATCCTCTTCATTTTCCGTCTGTGCTCCCAGTATTTTTCTCACAATTTTCCTCTCAAAAACTTTCAGTTGttcttcttctcttgctgttaatgtaAATGCCTGTAAAGCATATAccactattggtcttatggtcgttttgtagattttcatttttgtgtttCGGATTATCTTCTGATCTATAATCTTTTTTTATATCTATAGAATGCTTTATTTCCCacttgaattcttcttttcatgtctacactttcatttcttctttgactaatactcccaaatatttcagtatttcaccctcttcgaagctgtgtgcTTCTATTGTCAGTTCTGTCATTTGTGTCTTTTTTTCTTGCTTAtgttcatgtattttgttttatttttatttatttacagtcCTCTCAGTTTGGCATCGTTTTCTATTTCTTTGAAGGTTTTCTTTAAGGCCCCTTTTATCTGTTGCTACAATGGTTATATCATCAACATATCCTGTTATTAATTTGTACGTTTGACAGCTTTTGTATTATCTCGCCTTGTGATAAAATAATTATTACTGTTGAGAGCACATCTCGTTGTCTTAGtccattttgtatttttattatttctgttcttTCTCTTCCGACGTCTATTGTTACTTGGGAATCTCACATTCTCATTTCTATCATTCTCATTTCTATCATAACCttatttggtattttgctctcttgtaagtcttTGATGAAGcatatgtattaattattataatttttagcCTTATAGGCATAAAGGAGGGCCCACCGATTATATACGGGAAAAATCCAACAGATTTGCCCAATTATGAGTTGGGTATTTACAGTAATGGTCCCAATACAGTCATTGGGTGCTACTCAGGTCCTAACGGAGGCCTAACAACTGTTAAGAGGATAGAAAAACATTTGTCAGTGTTGGCAGATGAGATAGATTATATAGATACCCCAGAGGAAGAAACAGATAGTgagttttatacatattttacaGTTTGTTATGTTTCTaataagattatataaaattaatgatTCTGAATCTGTAAAAAATACAATCTTTACACTCTTAATAATATAGGATAAAGGCACACATTACTACTAATtgtattcctttttatttcagcTTTTCTTTTCATCTGAAAtgtttttatcaaaaaaataatactttgaataatattttaataagtttaaataatattttaattccatatAAAAAAGTTTAACAGACATCATATATAGGCAACAAATACCATTGATTTGCTATACAAAAACTGCAGTTATACAGAATAAGATAAGGGAAATTTTGTTGTGAACAGAAATCGGTATAATACAGAGTACATTTTAGGTTTTTAGAGTTTTTAATGTTTATAATATTTAGTATGGTTCGTTTGTTGTACTCTTATCCTTTCTTTCTAACCAGGTGTGAGGTTCCTTCTGCATATTCAATATAATGTGAGCAAGCTTCATATTTTTACATTAGATGTATATACAAATGTATAACATGAAACAAATACAATATCTGTCCAGGAATATATGCcagaatatatttttcaaaaaactaagacttctGTTTCCCCTGAAATACTAATAACTATTTTGTAGTTTTTCTTAGACTACAAATTTGTGATAAAAACTCCATAGGATTGTAAAATGGACTTGCAATTTGTACAAAATTCTCTTATTTTTAGTATTTACTATCAAAACGTTTAGGGTTTTCACACATAATTTTCCAGACTTATTTCTAATGTTGCTGTACTCAACTATGATGTGATAATTTTGAATGAAACAAATGTTGTGGCTGATCTTGAGAATTGGAGGGTTTTAAATCTCACTAATTATACAGATTTCACcaaatagggcagtcaatgagggtatgtggctccgaattccatcctactatatcgatttacgtgatattttcacataataataatatcgtatggcatttttgccggggagatcctttcggatagttccagcgccaattacatctttaaccctgtttcaagtaactagtgtcgatgtacactagcccagggggaccgacggcttaacgtactctccgaggcacggtgagacggctcgtgtcattattggaaatgaaaatggtttgtctttggcagggatcgaacccacgtctactggcgtatgaggccagcgtttatgccgttacccacgacCGCtcgatattttcacagtaagtagggaatagcccaagaaacaaagtctaccctatgccgatgagtgcttttgtcttggggcggttcccaccccttctcgggggtggaaaattttttgcttaaataactatggaagttgctagagaacctaatactaagcaaaaacttttctataattttttttcgaaaactcaatactttttgagttattcctggttgagaattggccattttcattgaaacataacaccttttcaaacggttttttgcgaataccttaaaaactatgcatctaactaaaaaaactatataaaatatttttgtagcttataaaataacaaagagattctttcctttatgaattttctagttataacacaaaaagagatatggtaggtgaaaaaaacttgttttcttgatGCATGCTTagatcagtgtatttaacttgaaataacagagaaacggttgattttaggtgtataatgctaccaataacttttgttgtgcttgaaaagacctataaattaagcaatattaaatgtcgattacattcaaactatgcgagataaactgtcaaaaatttgatgactaacgtattttaagaaaaagatgtgaagtatatttaacctctcatccacaagaatttaaatgcatccttttccttttacaatacattttactat encodes:
- the LOC126888397 gene encoding uncharacterized protein LOC126888397, whose translation is MNKAQREMLEKYGSDCICIDGTHGLNSYEFELITLLILDDMREGFPCAFCISNRTDEVAMKIFFSCIKEKLGTNVQSNVFMSDMAQSFYNAWVQVMGPVELRLFCSWHVDRAWRKNLNKVKSKDKQVEVYKQLRTLLQERDINCFHQMCHNFVTSLLANSDTLDFGVYFQEQYLKNVNEWAYCYRIHSGINTNMHLESMHRTLKYIYLNGKVVQRLDKCIHILMKFVRDKIFERVIVIHKGKISTKIRNLRSRHKASLTLDENMVLETSSGWQVQSSSSSEVYTVEKKECNNCKCKLICSDCKACLHQYTCTCLESSIKWNMCKHIHLVCRILNKHQITTEENPDLMTQELDNALLVSEDVHDNEERKLIETLISKKKEIGSSLDDKKVQVKAELISIIDSITSNEQLEALQRLMAPIRPTLAAIEKQHIQCTSWKSCHNLPKNKNIPQQRRLYKTKKSNIKKNKILAKPGSEESNRIAQNLLYPV